One Cellulomonas soli DNA window includes the following coding sequences:
- a CDS encoding Na+/H+ antiporter subunit E: MTLHTRRARLRTQWGTIVWLTAVWVLLWGDLSVGNVLAGLVIAVLVTLGLRMAAIEFHGRVRPFAVLHLFTRFGIDLVRASFEVAFIALRPGYTPRGAVIGVQLRSHSDLYLTMTAELCSLVPGSIVVEAHRLTGMLYLHVLDVRQSGGVEHARRHVLDQEERVLRAFASAAELADAGLLPGVPGPRPGTPRGTEAGS, translated from the coding sequence ATGACGCTGCACACCCGCCGCGCCCGGCTGCGCACCCAGTGGGGCACGATCGTCTGGCTCACCGCCGTGTGGGTGCTGCTGTGGGGGGACCTGTCCGTCGGCAACGTGCTCGCCGGGCTCGTGATCGCGGTGCTCGTCACCCTCGGGCTGCGGATGGCGGCCATCGAGTTCCACGGTCGCGTCCGGCCGTTCGCCGTGCTGCACCTGTTCACCCGGTTCGGGATCGACCTGGTGAGGGCGTCGTTCGAGGTCGCGTTCATCGCCCTGCGCCCCGGGTACACCCCCCGAGGGGCGGTGATCGGCGTGCAGCTGCGCAGCCACTCCGACCTCTACCTGACGATGACCGCGGAGCTGTGCTCGCTCGTGCCCGGCTCGATCGTCGTCGAGGCGCACCGACTCACCGGGATGCTCTACCTGCACGTGCTCGACGTCCGGCAGTCCGGCGGGGTGGAGCACGCGCGACGCCACGTGCTGGACCAGGAGGAGCGCGTGCTGCGCGCGTTCGCCTCGGCCGCCGAGCTGGCCGACGCGGGCCTGCTGCCCGGCGTCCCGGGCCCGCGACCGGGGACTCCACGAGGAACGGAGGCCGGCTCGTGA
- a CDS encoding GNAT family N-acetyltransferase, translating to MPAADRGATPARSSERSTPVLRAGEAADLTACVALWLDAFTAREGAAVDGVVERARPKFSRAEAWVVADDGPGGIRGFALATPPGSGLPGDPAEAAVVGLLAVSPAAQGHGLGRHLLHALTADLARRGHRSAALHVLLDNRPAVRLYEDAGWTPWGEPHPHALLGRLAQTYVVDLSV from the coding sequence GTGCCGGCAGCTGACCGGGGCGCCACCCCGGCACGCTCGTCCGAGCGGTCGACGCCCGTGCTGCGCGCCGGCGAGGCCGCCGACCTGACTGCCTGCGTCGCGCTGTGGCTCGACGCGTTCACCGCCCGGGAGGGCGCGGCCGTCGACGGTGTCGTCGAGCGTGCGCGTCCGAAGTTCTCCCGCGCCGAGGCCTGGGTGGTCGCCGACGACGGACCCGGTGGGATCCGCGGGTTCGCCCTGGCCACACCGCCGGGCAGCGGCTTGCCGGGCGACCCTGCCGAGGCTGCGGTCGTGGGTCTGCTCGCCGTCTCCCCGGCCGCCCAGGGACACGGGCTGGGCCGACACCTGCTGCACGCTCTCACCGCCGACCTCGCGCGGCGCGGGCACCGGTCCGCGGCGCTGCACGTGCTCCTCGACAACCGACCCGCGGTGCGCCTCTACGAGGATGCGGGCTGGACGCCCTGGGGCGAGCCTCACCCGCACGCGCTGCTCGGGCGGCTGGCGCAGACGTACGTCGTCGATCTGAGCGTGTGA
- a CDS encoding Na+/H+ antiporter subunit D produces the protein MTDMTWVVPLPVMLPLLGAGLTLALYGRPRVQRVVSVSVLSLALLASATLLVLADDGPLVVEIGGWAAPVGIDLVADRLSALMLTISGAVTLCVLLYSLAQSQEDDEESAPVSIYHPTYLVLTAGVANAFLSGDLFNLYVGFEILLAASYVLLTLGGTGERIRAGTIYVVVALLSSVLFLVAIAMIYAATGTVNLAQLAIRLPEIDPGTQLVLQVMLLLAFAIKAAIFPLSAWLPDSYPTAPAPVTAVFAGLLTKVGVYAIIRTQTLLFPGGRLDDVLMWAALATMLIGILGAVAQDDIKRLLSFTLVSHIGFMVFGIALSSEAGMTAAIYYVAHHITVQTALFLVVGLVERAGGSTSLERLGGLARFAPLLAVLFFVPAMNLAGIPPLSGFLGKVGLLEAGVASGTALAYVLVAGSVLTSLLTLYALVKAWNKAFWQTPPEDPLPARLPVGMVVPTAALVSLGLALTLAAGPLYAYTSRAAQALAERDPYVNAVLPDGERGPGESADVAETDEGGHG, from the coding sequence ATGACCGACATGACCTGGGTCGTGCCGCTGCCCGTCATGCTGCCCCTGCTCGGCGCCGGGCTCACGCTCGCGCTGTACGGCCGCCCGCGCGTGCAGCGCGTCGTGAGCGTGTCGGTGCTGAGCCTCGCGCTGCTCGCCTCGGCCACGCTGCTCGTGCTCGCCGACGACGGGCCGCTCGTCGTCGAGATCGGCGGCTGGGCGGCGCCCGTCGGCATCGACCTGGTGGCCGACCGGCTCTCGGCCCTCATGCTCACCATCTCCGGCGCGGTCACGCTCTGCGTGCTCCTGTACTCGCTCGCGCAGAGCCAGGAGGACGACGAGGAGTCGGCGCCCGTCTCGATCTACCACCCGACGTACCTGGTGCTGACCGCCGGGGTGGCCAACGCGTTCCTGTCCGGCGACCTGTTCAACCTGTACGTCGGGTTCGAGATCCTGCTCGCCGCCTCCTACGTGCTGCTCACGCTCGGCGGCACGGGCGAGCGCATCCGCGCGGGCACGATCTACGTGGTCGTCGCGCTGCTGTCCTCCGTGCTGTTCCTCGTCGCCATCGCGATGATCTACGCCGCGACCGGCACGGTGAACCTGGCCCAGCTGGCGATCCGGCTGCCCGAGATCGACCCCGGGACGCAGCTCGTGCTGCAGGTCATGCTCCTGCTCGCGTTCGCGATCAAGGCGGCGATCTTCCCGCTGTCGGCCTGGCTGCCGGACTCCTACCCGACCGCGCCGGCGCCCGTCACGGCCGTGTTCGCCGGCCTGCTCACCAAGGTCGGCGTCTACGCGATCATCCGCACGCAGACCCTGCTGTTCCCCGGCGGACGCCTGGACGACGTGCTCATGTGGGCGGCGCTGGCGACCATGCTCATCGGCATCCTCGGCGCGGTCGCGCAGGACGACATCAAACGTCTGCTGTCGTTCACGCTGGTCAGCCACATCGGCTTCATGGTGTTCGGCATCGCCCTGTCCAGCGAGGCCGGCATGACCGCGGCGATCTACTACGTCGCGCACCACATCACCGTGCAGACCGCGCTGTTCCTCGTCGTGGGGCTCGTCGAACGGGCGGGCGGGTCGACGTCCCTCGAGCGCCTCGGCGGCCTGGCCCGGTTCGCGCCGCTGCTGGCCGTGCTCTTCTTCGTGCCCGCGATGAACCTGGCCGGCATCCCGCCGCTGTCCGGGTTCCTCGGCAAGGTCGGGCTGCTCGAGGCGGGCGTCGCCTCGGGCACCGCGCTGGCGTACGTGCTCGTCGCCGGGTCGGTCCTCACCTCGCTGCTCACCCTGTACGCGCTGGTCAAGGCGTGGAACAAGGCGTTCTGGCAGACCCCGCCCGAGGACCCGCTGCCCGCCCGGCTGCCCGTCGGCATGGTCGTGCCGACCGCGGCGCTCGTCAGCCTCGGCCTCGCGCTGACCCTGGCCGCCGGCCCGCTGTACGCGTACACCTCGCGCGCGGCGCAGGCTCTCGCGGAGCGCGACCCGTACGTGAACGCGGTCCTGCCCGACGGCGAACGTGGGCCCGGGGAGTCCGCCGACGTCGCCGAGACCGACGAGGGGGGGCACGGATGA
- a CDS encoding Na(+)/H(+) antiporter subunit C gives MIDMSPNLVLVVTIAALFTVGVYLLLERSLSRVLIGVILIGNGANLLFLVAGGAAGRPPLVGVEPEGEMSDPLPQAMVLTAIVITLGMTAFLLAMAYRSWQLHGHDEVQDDVEDRRIVRLAALDERAFVDTDTEGVVESLDEEAALARDETDDGHGTEVEQR, from the coding sequence ATGATCGACATGAGCCCGAACCTCGTCCTCGTCGTGACGATCGCCGCGCTGTTCACGGTCGGGGTGTACCTGCTGCTCGAACGCAGCCTGTCGCGCGTGCTCATCGGCGTGATCCTCATCGGCAACGGCGCGAACCTGCTGTTCCTCGTCGCCGGAGGAGCAGCCGGCCGGCCACCGCTCGTGGGGGTCGAGCCCGAGGGCGAGATGAGCGACCCGCTGCCGCAGGCCATGGTGCTCACCGCGATCGTCATCACGCTCGGCATGACCGCGTTCCTGCTGGCCATGGCCTACCGGTCCTGGCAGCTTCACGGCCACGACGAGGTGCAGGACGACGTCGAGGACCGGCGCATCGTGCGCCTGGCCGCGCTCGACGAACGCGCGTTCGTCGACACCGACACCGAGGGCGTCGTGGAGTCGCTCGACGAGGAGGCGGCGCTGGCGCGCGACGAGACGGACGACGGGCACGGGACGGAGGTGGAGCAGCGATGA
- a CDS encoding DUF4235 domain-containing protein codes for MADKPTRPSQSVLTLLIDTAATIAAAWAVQEAVDQAWKAARGHKPPRADDPNDGGLKEALAAAAITGALVAASRVLATRGAVRVAGRVERKRTRHLR; via the coding sequence GTGGCCGACAAGCCCACCCGGCCCAGCCAGTCCGTCCTCACGCTCCTGATCGACACCGCTGCCACCATCGCGGCGGCGTGGGCCGTGCAGGAGGCCGTCGACCAGGCGTGGAAGGCGGCGCGCGGTCACAAGCCGCCGCGCGCCGACGACCCGAACGACGGCGGGCTGAAGGAGGCGCTGGCTGCGGCGGCCATTACCGGTGCCCTCGTCGCCGCGTCCCGGGTGCTCGCGACGCGCGGTGCGGTGCGCGTGGCCGGCCGGGTCGAACGGAAGCGCACCCGGCACCTGCGCTGA
- the mnhG gene encoding monovalent cation/H(+) antiporter subunit G, with protein MTTDDWTTVADVASAVCLLGGAFFALAAGVGVLRFPDLLARMHAATKPQVLGLVLVLVGLALRLRSGGAVWALVLVAVFQMLTAPVAAHMVGRAGYRTGKVRGELLVVDELTRDMARARAAAEAAAGAGVVLDPEGFGAEPDEPTPGERD; from the coding sequence ATGACCACCGACGACTGGACGACCGTCGCCGACGTCGCCTCCGCGGTCTGCCTGCTCGGTGGCGCGTTCTTCGCGCTCGCCGCCGGGGTCGGCGTCCTGCGGTTCCCCGACCTGCTCGCCCGCATGCACGCCGCGACCAAGCCCCAGGTGCTCGGCCTCGTGCTCGTCCTCGTCGGCCTCGCGCTGCGCCTGCGGTCCGGCGGGGCGGTGTGGGCGCTCGTGCTCGTCGCCGTCTTCCAGATGCTCACCGCCCCGGTCGCCGCGCACATGGTCGGCCGCGCGGGCTACCGCACCGGCAAGGTGCGCGGCGAGCTCCTCGTCGTCGACGAGCTCACGCGCGACATGGCCCGCGCCCGGGCCGCCGCGGAAGCCGCTGCGGGGGCAGGCGTCGTGCTCGACCCCGAAGGGTTCGGCGCCGAACCCGACGAGCCGACGCCCGGCGAGCGGGACTGA
- a CDS encoding Na+/H+ antiporter subunit A: MLILLAVHLLAALVAPVLVRLMGRRAFWVLALAPASAAVWALTWTSRVQHGNGPTEVVEWIPQLGLELSFRLDTLSWLMVLVVGGVGALVLLYCSAYFSAHASGLGRFGGVFVAFAGAMLGLVSADDVLLMFVFWELTTVTSYLLIGHYFDRKASRRAAMQAIVVTTAGGLTMLVGLVLLGHAAGTYRLSELLADPPQGTTLVTVAIVCLLAGAATKSALIPFHFWLPAAMAAPTPVSAYLHAAAMVKAGVYLVARFAPAYGQDPAWRAIVVTLGVGTLLLGGYRALRQHDLKLVLAFGTVSQLGLIVLMVGLGTQATALAGLAMLGAHAMFKASLFLVVGVVDAATGTRDLRRLSGVGRELPWTATAGALATASMIGLPPFAGFVAKEAALESLAHLGDGLGTFLLVAVAVGSVLTVAYGLRLWWGAFATKRVVSHESVQPMADGTVPSASAPLPDGTAEPAPITHPSMLLVWPAMVLALLGLAVALLPGLGENLLQPYADQSPTGEPGHLALWAGLTPTLGLTVLILAAGLLLFLVRDRVERLQAGRYRGPEADRVYRRFMRRLDDVAADVTAVTQRGSLPLYLGGILVVFVVGVGTALIVGGDGIGPTRWWDQPAQVVFGGVAIVSAVLAARARRRLKAVILLGIGGYAVAGLFLLHGAPDLALTQVLVETVTLVVFVLVLRRLPPYFSDRPLAGSRWLRLAVGLGVGLTVAGIALVVPGARVHPPVSEDFAQEAVQWGGGTNIVNVTLVDIRAWDTMGEISVLLVAATGVASLVFLSRRSGAIFRAQDAPQDRAVWAGAGNDPMAALRHHQGPGDVAEARQAAMDSGAATSGAQAREWLLAGRTLAPQRRSVVFEVVVRLLFHTMIVYSVYLLFSGHNAPGGGFAAGLVTGIALIVRYLAGGRYELGEAAPVQPGVLLGLGLFLSVGVGLFALVLGGSVLQSWLIDLHVPLIGTVHLVTSLFFDVGVYLVVVGLVLDILRSLGAELDRRAEAGEDDLEHAADRTDVTARVSADGRPDGGATR, translated from the coding sequence GTGCTGATCCTGTTGGCCGTTCACCTGCTCGCCGCTCTCGTCGCGCCCGTGCTGGTCCGGCTAATGGGGCGCCGGGCGTTCTGGGTCCTGGCGCTGGCACCCGCGTCCGCCGCGGTCTGGGCGCTGACGTGGACGTCCCGGGTGCAGCACGGGAACGGCCCGACCGAGGTCGTCGAGTGGATCCCGCAGCTGGGCCTCGAGCTGAGCTTCCGGCTGGACACGCTGTCCTGGCTGATGGTGCTCGTGGTCGGCGGCGTCGGAGCGCTCGTGCTCCTGTACTGCTCGGCGTACTTCTCCGCGCACGCCTCGGGCCTGGGCCGGTTCGGCGGGGTGTTCGTCGCGTTCGCCGGGGCGATGCTCGGGCTCGTCTCCGCCGACGACGTGCTGCTCATGTTCGTGTTCTGGGAGCTGACGACGGTGACGTCGTACCTGCTCATCGGCCACTACTTCGACCGCAAGGCCAGCCGGCGTGCGGCCATGCAGGCCATCGTCGTGACCACCGCGGGCGGCCTGACCATGCTCGTCGGGCTCGTGCTGCTCGGGCACGCTGCGGGCACCTACCGGCTCTCGGAGCTGCTCGCCGACCCGCCGCAGGGCACCACGCTCGTCACCGTCGCGATCGTCTGCCTGCTGGCCGGTGCGGCCACCAAGTCGGCGCTCATCCCGTTCCACTTCTGGCTGCCCGCGGCGATGGCCGCCCCGACCCCGGTCAGCGCCTACCTGCACGCCGCCGCGATGGTGAAGGCCGGCGTGTACCTGGTCGCACGGTTCGCGCCCGCGTACGGGCAGGACCCGGCGTGGCGGGCGATCGTGGTGACGCTCGGCGTCGGCACGCTGCTGCTCGGCGGGTACCGCGCCCTGCGCCAGCACGACCTCAAGCTCGTGCTCGCGTTCGGCACGGTCAGCCAGCTCGGGCTCATCGTGCTCATGGTCGGCCTGGGCACGCAGGCGACCGCGCTCGCCGGTCTGGCGATGCTCGGCGCGCACGCCATGTTCAAGGCGTCGCTGTTCCTCGTCGTCGGCGTGGTCGACGCGGCGACCGGCACCCGTGACCTGCGGCGGCTCTCCGGCGTCGGACGCGAGCTGCCGTGGACCGCGACCGCCGGTGCCCTGGCGACGGCCTCGATGATCGGCCTGCCGCCGTTCGCGGGTTTCGTCGCGAAGGAAGCGGCGCTCGAGTCGCTCGCGCACCTCGGTGACGGGCTCGGCACGTTCCTGCTGGTCGCGGTGGCGGTCGGCTCGGTGCTGACCGTCGCGTACGGGTTGCGGCTGTGGTGGGGCGCGTTCGCCACCAAGCGCGTCGTCTCGCACGAGTCGGTGCAACCGATGGCGGACGGCACGGTGCCCTCGGCGTCCGCACCCCTGCCCGACGGCACCGCGGAGCCCGCGCCGATCACGCACCCCTCGATGCTGCTGGTCTGGCCGGCGATGGTCCTGGCGCTGCTCGGGCTGGCGGTGGCGCTGCTGCCCGGGCTCGGCGAGAACCTCCTGCAGCCGTACGCCGACCAGTCGCCCACGGGCGAGCCGGGTCACCTGGCGCTCTGGGCCGGCCTGACGCCGACGCTCGGGCTCACCGTGCTGATCCTGGCGGCCGGTCTGCTGCTCTTCCTGGTCCGGGACCGGGTCGAACGCCTGCAGGCCGGGCGGTACCGCGGGCCCGAGGCCGACCGCGTGTACCGGCGGTTCATGCGCCGCCTCGACGACGTCGCCGCGGACGTCACGGCCGTCACGCAGCGAGGCTCGCTGCCGCTCTACCTGGGCGGGATCCTCGTGGTCTTCGTCGTCGGCGTGGGCACGGCCCTGATCGTCGGCGGGGACGGCATCGGTCCGACCCGGTGGTGGGACCAGCCCGCGCAGGTCGTGTTCGGCGGGGTCGCGATCGTCTCGGCCGTCCTGGCCGCCCGCGCGCGTCGACGGCTCAAGGCCGTGATCCTGCTCGGCATCGGCGGCTACGCGGTGGCCGGGCTCTTCCTGCTGCACGGCGCACCCGACCTCGCGCTCACCCAGGTGCTCGTCGAGACGGTCACGCTCGTCGTGTTCGTCCTCGTGCTGCGCCGGCTGCCCCCGTACTTCTCCGACCGGCCGCTCGCCGGGTCGCGCTGGCTGCGCCTGGCGGTCGGGCTCGGGGTCGGGCTGACCGTCGCCGGGATCGCGCTCGTCGTGCCCGGCGCCCGGGTGCACCCGCCCGTCTCGGAGGACTTCGCGCAGGAGGCCGTGCAGTGGGGCGGCGGCACGAACATCGTCAACGTCACGCTCGTCGACATCCGCGCCTGGGACACGATGGGCGAGATCTCGGTGCTGCTCGTGGCGGCCACCGGGGTCGCCTCGCTCGTGTTCCTGTCCCGACGCAGCGGCGCGATCTTCCGCGCGCAGGACGCCCCGCAGGACCGGGCCGTGTGGGCCGGCGCCGGGAACGACCCGATGGCCGCGCTGCGCCACCACCAGGGCCCGGGCGACGTCGCCGAGGCCCGGCAGGCCGCGATGGACTCCGGGGCCGCGACCTCCGGGGCGCAGGCGCGCGAGTGGCTGCTCGCCGGCCGCACGCTCGCCCCGCAACGACGGTCCGTGGTCTTCGAGGTCGTCGTCCGGCTGCTGTTCCACACGATGATCGTCTACTCGGTGTACCTGCTGTTCTCCGGGCACAACGCCCCCGGCGGCGGGTTCGCCGCGGGCCTGGTCACCGGCATCGCGCTGATCGTCCGGTACCTGGCCGGCGGGCGGTACGAGCTCGGTGAGGCCGCTCCCGTGCAGCCCGGCGTGCTGCTCGGGCTCGGTCTGTTCCTGTCCGTCGGTGTGGGCCTGTTCGCGCTCGTGCTGGGCGGGTCCGTGCTTCAGTCCTGGCTGATCGACCTGCACGTGCCGCTGATCGGCACGGTGCACCTGGTGACCAGCCTGTTCTTCGACGTCGGCGTGTATCTCGTGGTCGTCGGGCTGGTGCTCGACATCCTGCGCAGCCTCGGTGCCGAGCTCGACCGGCGGGCCGAGGCCGGTGAGGACGACCTCGAGCACGCGGCCGACCGGACCGACGTGACCGCCCGGGTCTCCGCGGACGGCCGACCGGACGGCGGTGCGACCCGATGA
- a CDS encoding (Fe-S)-binding protein — MDLLRGVCLALVVVATVGGVAVFVRGVMRIVATVRIGRPAPGRFAPVGPRLGMLLRELIGHGRFQHKPAVRVAHWAVMVSFPLLFLTLVSGYGQVADPSYGLPVIGHLPPLEWAIEAIAWLSLFGIIGLIRLRLRIRPRADRPEAEQRRSRFFGSNQAQAYFVEATVLLVVAAALTLRGLEYALASQDPATEHLASAWHFPLTAWYGGLWSGASTSVLETAIVVTATVKILVSMSWFVVVGLQPTMGVAWHRFLAVVNVYARRTSDGRPALGPLMPLAGPDGSPIDLNALEDLPDDVRLGAGAVEDLTWKALLDVSTCTECGRCQDQCPAWATGKPLSPKLFTLALRDHAAATAPYLQATRAGSGETEPDPHAGIDLVASGVIDPDVLWACTTCGACVQQCPVDIEHVDTILDIRRYQVLMESAFPNELGGAFTKLERQGNPWGLPARARLDWAKGLDFEVPVVGADVESAADVDYLFWVGCAGAYEDRAKKTTRAVAELLHIAGVSFAVLGDGETCTGDPARRAGNELLYQMLAAQNVETLNEVGAQRIVVTCAHCFNTISREYPQVGGRFEVVHHTELLDTLVADGRLVPTAAPEASTTTVTYHDPCYLGRHNQIYSPPRELLGALPGVELAEMPRNKEMSFCCGAGGARMWMEESIGTRISTTRAAEAVATGADVIATACPYCTVMLSDGVAAGAAAAASPADPRAQVGVPEVADIAVLLLDRVRRS, encoded by the coding sequence GTGGATCTGCTGCGGGGTGTGTGCCTGGCGCTGGTGGTCGTCGCGACCGTCGGCGGTGTCGCCGTGTTCGTCCGCGGGGTGATGCGCATCGTCGCGACCGTGCGGATCGGCCGACCCGCGCCGGGCCGGTTCGCGCCGGTCGGGCCGCGGCTGGGCATGCTGCTGCGCGAGCTGATCGGGCACGGCCGGTTCCAGCACAAGCCCGCCGTGCGGGTCGCGCACTGGGCCGTGATGGTCTCGTTCCCGCTGCTGTTCCTCACCCTGGTCAGCGGGTACGGGCAGGTCGCCGACCCGTCCTACGGGCTGCCCGTGATCGGCCACCTGCCGCCCCTGGAGTGGGCGATCGAGGCCATCGCGTGGCTGTCCCTGTTCGGCATCATCGGGCTCATCCGGCTGCGGCTGCGGATCCGGCCGCGCGCCGACCGACCCGAGGCGGAGCAGCGCCGCTCCCGGTTCTTCGGCTCGAACCAGGCGCAGGCGTACTTCGTCGAGGCCACCGTGCTGCTGGTCGTCGCCGCCGCCCTGACCCTGCGGGGTCTGGAGTACGCGCTCGCCTCGCAGGACCCGGCGACCGAGCACCTGGCCAGCGCGTGGCACTTCCCGCTGACCGCCTGGTACGGCGGCCTCTGGTCCGGCGCGTCGACGTCCGTGCTGGAGACGGCGATCGTGGTGACCGCGACCGTGAAGATCCTCGTGTCGATGTCCTGGTTCGTCGTCGTCGGCCTGCAGCCCACGATGGGCGTCGCCTGGCACCGGTTCCTCGCCGTCGTCAACGTGTACGCGCGCCGCACCTCCGACGGCCGTCCCGCGCTCGGGCCGCTCATGCCGTTGGCCGGGCCGGACGGCTCGCCGATCGACCTGAACGCGCTCGAGGACCTGCCCGACGACGTGCGCCTGGGCGCCGGCGCGGTCGAGGACCTCACCTGGAAGGCCCTGCTCGACGTCTCCACCTGCACCGAGTGCGGCCGCTGCCAGGACCAGTGCCCCGCGTGGGCGACCGGCAAGCCGCTGAGCCCCAAGCTGTTCACGCTCGCCCTGCGCGACCACGCCGCCGCGACCGCCCCCTACCTGCAGGCCACCCGCGCCGGCAGCGGCGAGACCGAGCCGGACCCGCACGCGGGCATCGACCTGGTCGCCTCGGGCGTCATCGACCCCGACGTGCTGTGGGCCTGCACCACGTGCGGCGCGTGCGTGCAGCAGTGCCCCGTCGACATCGAGCACGTCGACACGATCCTCGACATCCGCCGCTACCAGGTGCTCATGGAGTCGGCGTTCCCCAACGAGCTCGGCGGCGCGTTCACCAAGCTCGAGCGCCAGGGCAACCCGTGGGGCCTGCCCGCGCGCGCCCGCCTCGACTGGGCCAAGGGCCTGGACTTCGAGGTGCCCGTGGTCGGCGCCGACGTCGAGTCCGCCGCGGACGTCGACTACCTGTTCTGGGTCGGCTGCGCCGGCGCCTACGAGGACCGTGCCAAGAAGACGACCCGCGCCGTGGCCGAGCTGCTGCACATCGCCGGGGTGTCGTTCGCGGTGCTCGGCGACGGCGAGACCTGCACCGGCGACCCCGCCCGCCGCGCCGGCAACGAGCTGCTCTACCAGATGCTCGCCGCGCAGAACGTGGAGACCCTGAACGAGGTCGGCGCGCAGCGCATCGTCGTCACCTGCGCGCACTGCTTCAACACGATCAGCCGCGAGTACCCGCAGGTCGGCGGCCGGTTCGAGGTCGTCCACCACACCGAGCTGCTCGACACGCTCGTGGCCGACGGCCGCCTGGTCCCCACGGCCGCACCCGAGGCCTCCACCACCACCGTGACCTACCACGACCCCTGCTACCTGGGCCGGCACAACCAGATCTACTCCCCGCCGCGCGAGCTGCTCGGAGCCCTGCCCGGCGTCGAGCTCGCCGAGATGCCCCGCAACAAGGAGATGTCCTTCTGCTGCGGCGCGGGCGGTGCACGCATGTGGATGGAGGAGTCCATCGGCACCCGCATCAGCACCACGCGCGCCGCCGAGGCCGTCGCCACCGGCGCCGACGTCATCGCGACCGCCTGCCCCTACTGCACGGTCATGCTCTCCGACGGCGTCGCCGCGGGCGCCGCTGCCGCAGCCTCACCGGCCGACCCGCGAGCGCAGGTCGGCGTCCCCGAGGTCGCCGACATCGCCGTCCTGCTCCTCGACCGGGTCCGACGGAGCTGA
- a CDS encoding monovalent cation/H+ antiporter complex subunit F, with protein sequence MTVVALVCAVMLTVGTVLSIARAEKGPSMLDRTIALDIVVTMMIAGVALYAAVHRRADVVPVLVVLSLVGFVGSVTVARFASVEPEGEGRVRTREEIAAEEAERRRVEAENEERRRAWALGRQRPDEQHPDGPESGEEQPDQQQPDGPQSDEQQGSGR encoded by the coding sequence GTGACCGTCGTCGCGCTCGTGTGCGCCGTGATGCTGACCGTCGGCACCGTGCTGTCGATCGCCCGGGCCGAGAAGGGCCCCTCGATGCTCGACCGGACCATCGCGCTCGACATCGTCGTCACGATGATGATCGCCGGCGTCGCGCTCTACGCCGCCGTGCACCGCCGGGCCGACGTCGTCCCCGTGCTCGTCGTGCTCTCGCTCGTCGGGTTCGTCGGCTCGGTGACCGTCGCCCGGTTCGCCTCCGTGGAGCCCGAGGGGGAGGGCCGGGTGCGCACGCGCGAGGAGATCGCCGCCGAGGAGGCCGAACGTCGACGCGTCGAGGCCGAGAACGAGGAACGGCGTCGGGCCTGGGCCCTCGGTCGCCAGCGGCCGGACGAGCAGCACCCCGACGGGCCGGAGTCCGGCGAGGAGCAGCCCGACCAGCAGCAGCCCGACGGGCCGCAGTCCGACGAGCAGCAGGGGAGCGGACGATGA